The following nucleotide sequence is from Microbacterium arborescens.
AGCAGCGCGGCGTCGTGCTGCGGCGCCGGCTCGGCCCACAGGTCGTCGATCAGCGTCGTGCCGTCGGGTCGGCGCCGCGCCGGCACCCCCGTCTCGACGCCCGCGAAACCGATCGTCCGATCGACCGCACGCGTGTACAGGTGGTACCGCTCGTCCGAGCCGTTCCAGACCGGTTCGTGGCGAAGCCCCGCGATCAGCACCGCGCCGTCCGCGGCGAGCGCCCCGGGAACGTCGTCGACATCGGCGCGGATCGCGTTCGGCGGCATCCGGCGCGCATCCCACGGCCGCTCGATCGCCGTCGTCGACGCTTCGCGAGCGACGAGCACGTGCGGCCCGTACCTCAGGCTGCGCAGCCCCGGATCGTCGATCGTCGGCTCGGAACGGAGCGCCGCCGGCAGCGTCAGCTCGATGCGCTCGTCGCCCCGCCAGGTCCGGTCGACCGTGACGAAGCCGCCCGGCACCGCGTCGAGATCGACAGGATGACCGTCGACGGCGACACCGGCGACGCCGGCGACCCATGCCGGGACGCGCAGACGCAGCGCCAGCCGCACGGGACGGGCGGCCACCGTCTGCACCCGCAGAGTCACGCGTTGCGCGAAGGGGTGCTCCTGGTCGATGACGACCCGCACCCCCTGGTCGTCCCAGCGGAGCTCAGCGGGTGTGTACCGGGCGACCCACAGGCCCGGTTCGGCGTCGGTGCCGCGGAAGAAGATCCCGGCCTGATGGCTGACGTGGTTCTCGAGCCCGGTTCCGCCGCAGCACGTGCCCACGTTGTCGTACTCGGGCAGTGCTCCGGGGTGCACCGGGAACATGTAGGTCACCTCGGGGCTGTCGTCGGATTCGGTCGCGCGCCGCGAGCCGAGGATCTGGTTCTGCCGCGCGCGCTCGGCGTAGTCGAGGAACCGCGGCTCGAGCGTGTGGGCGAACAGCGCCTCGGCGAGCTTGACGAGGTTGTAGGCCGCGCAGGTCTCGGCGTTGCGCCGGCCGATGTCGCCGGCGACGGTGCGCGGCGGGCCCCACAGCTCGTTCTCGCCCGTGCCGCCGTGCGCGTACATGCGCCCCGGGACGATCTGGTCGAACACCCCGATCGCGGCGGCGAGGTAGCGGCGCTCGCCCGTCAGTTCGTATTCGCGCACGTAGCCGACGAGCTGGGGCAGGTGCTGATTGGCGTGCATCCCGTCGAGGATGTCGCGCCCCGACGAACCCGCATCGAGCAGATCGCCCTGATCGAATGCTCGCGCCGCAGCGAGGAAGCGCGGCTCGTCGACGAGGGCGCTGAGGCGCGCGAGCGTCTCGTTCATGCCGCCGAACTCACCCGCGATGTAGAGCGACCACATGCGCTGACGATGCTCGTGATCGAGCTTCTCGAGCCGCGCCGAGATCCAGTGCCCCATGCCCGTGACGACCTCGAGGGCGCGGTCGCTCCCGGCCAGCTCGTACGCGTCGAGCAGACCCGCCATGATCTTGTGACACGTGTAGTACGGCGCCCAGATCTCGCCGTAGGGCGCGAAGTGCTCGAGGCGGGCGAACTGCCACTCGCCCGACGCGAACAGGAGGCCGGGGTGCGAGTAGCGGCCGGTCGCGGCGAGCGCCTGCTGCACCTCCGCGAGGCCGCCCACCAGCTCGTCGACCCGCGAGCGCAGCTCGTCGTCGTCTTCCGCTGCGGCTGCCAGCGCGAGCATCGACAGGAAATGACCCGCGTAATGCCCGCGCAGGAGGTTCGCGGTCTGCGCCGCCTCGCGCCCGGGGTAGTCGTGCTCGCCCCACGGCTCCTCGGCCGGATGCCCGAAGCCCTCCCAGGCACCGGGCGGCTCGGCGCCGCGGGTGTCGAGCCCCGCGGCGGCGCGGAAGACCGCGAGGAGCCGGTCGATCGGGTAGACCCGGGCGAGGTGCAGCATCCGGTCGCGTGCCGGGGCGAACGCGCTCGCGTGCCCGAGGCGCACCGCACCGGGCGGGAACGGCACCGCGCGGGGTGCGGTCTCCGTCATCGTTGGCCCGTCCACTGTGCACGCGTCCACGCCTCGACCTCGTCGGCCGAGATCGGCAGGGCCGCGGACAGCACCTCGGACCCTGCGTCGGTGACGAGCACGTCGTCTTCGAGGCGCACGCCGATGCCGCGCAGCTCGGGCGGGAGGGTCAGGTCGTGGGCGTGGAAGTAGAGGCCCGGTTCGACGGTCATGACGACGCCCGGCTCGAGCGCGGCGCCCATGTAGTCCTCGTAGTGCGCTTGGCTGCAGTCGTGCACGTCGAGCCCGAGGTGGTGGCCGATGCCGCACGCGAGGTATCGCCGATGCTGCTGCCCCTCGGGCGACAGCGCCTCGTCGACCGAGACCGGCAGCAGCCCCCAATCGTGCAGCCCCTGGGCGACGACCTCCATCGCCGCGAAGTGGAAGTCGAGGTACTCGACGCCCGGACGGATGCGATCGAGGCCGGCGCGGTGAGCCCTCTCGACGAGGTCGTGCACGTCGCGCTGAGCCTGTGAGAACGTGCCGCTGGCGGGAACCGTGCGGGTGACGTCGGCGGTGTAGAGCGAACGCGCCTCGACTCCCATGTCGAGCAGGAGCGCCGCATCCGGAACGATGTCGCCGTCGCACCGCACCCAGTGCAGGATCGGCGCGTGGGCGCCCGACCCGACGATCGTGGAATAGCCGGGTCCGTTGCCGTAGGTGCGCGCGTGCCGGTCGAACGTCCCCTGCAGCCACCGTTCGCCGAGGCCGTCGGCGATGGCTCGCGGCACCTCGGCCACGACCGCGCCGAACCCGGCGACCGTGGCGTCGACGGCCTCGCGGAGCTGCCCGATCTCCCAGGCGTCCTTCACCATGCGCAGGCGCGCGAGCGCGCGTTCCACCTCGGGTGACACCTCCGCGCCCACCTCGGCGGCGAGCGCTGCCGCGGAGCGTGCGGCGGCGGCGCCTCGCAGCTCGGGGTGACGCCGTTCGAGCGCGGCGAGCGGCTCGACGGTCATTC
It contains:
- a CDS encoding beta-L-arabinofuranosidase domain-containing protein, with amino-acid sequence MTETAPRAVPFPPGAVRLGHASAFAPARDRMLHLARVYPIDRLLAVFRAAAGLDTRGAEPPGAWEGFGHPAEEPWGEHDYPGREAAQTANLLRGHYAGHFLSMLALAAAAEDDDELRSRVDELVGGLAEVQQALAATGRYSHPGLLFASGEWQFARLEHFAPYGEIWAPYYTCHKIMAGLLDAYELAGSDRALEVVTGMGHWISARLEKLDHEHRQRMWSLYIAGEFGGMNETLARLSALVDEPRFLAAARAFDQGDLLDAGSSGRDILDGMHANQHLPQLVGYVREYELTGERRYLAAAIGVFDQIVPGRMYAHGGTGENELWGPPRTVAGDIGRRNAETCAAYNLVKLAEALFAHTLEPRFLDYAERARQNQILGSRRATESDDSPEVTYMFPVHPGALPEYDNVGTCCGGTGLENHVSHQAGIFFRGTDAEPGLWVARYTPAELRWDDQGVRVVIDQEHPFAQRVTLRVQTVAARPVRLALRLRVPAWVAGVAGVAVDGHPVDLDAVPGGFVTVDRTWRGDERIELTLPAALRSEPTIDDPGLRSLRYGPHVLVAREASTTAIERPWDARRMPPNAIRADVDDVPGALAADGAVLIAGLRHEPVWNGSDERYHLYTRAVDRTIGFAGVETGVPARRRPDGTTLIDDLWAEPAPQHDAALLDRLVSTCRTGMTDSLVSASEARTVVAAALEAGLDAGVDAEGGSTGRPDAARRAREFLAATAAAPDAVMPPTVDIAVSPAPAASGWFTTPPTVEARVSDAAGRDPGHELRLELRVGDGPWRAVDGPVVIEREGAVLVEARAIDADGRSSIVRRELAIDTAAPRSEARVKELGAAVEITLLATDDVSGVDGIRWSGEGTFWATFQEAFVRALTDREQVIEFAATDRAGNEETRHRLTLPPAPKMDTIAIALTSAPDIARSENDS
- a CDS encoding aminopeptidase P family protein, encoding MTAPDTTRPPYAGTRYPRLAQVPAFTEFVSRDWADVPTRPQLPAGAAAAASAHRDRLSAALPGQVVVAAAGHAPVRNDDAHYDFRADSGFVWLTACQVEGAVIVLWPASGGHDAVLYLPPPFRPGDAGFFSDANHGELWVGPSAGLPEWADALGMTVEPLAALERRHPELRGAAAARSAAALAAEVGAEVSPEVERALARLRMVKDAWEIGQLREAVDATVAGFGAVVAEVPRAIADGLGERWLQGTFDRHARTYGNGPGYSTIVGSGAHAPILHWVRCDGDIVPDAALLLDMGVEARSLYTADVTRTVPASGTFSQAQRDVHDLVERAHRAGLDRIRPGVEYLDFHFAAMEVVAQGLHDWGLLPVSVDEALSPEGQQHRRYLACGIGHHLGLDVHDCSQAHYEDYMGAALEPGVVMTVEPGLYFHAHDLTLPPELRGIGVRLEDDVLVTDAGSEVLSAALPISADEVEAWTRAQWTGQR